The bacterium genome window below encodes:
- a CDS encoding asparagine synthase encodes MNNNDSVYFIAFFGDKPPEYFENHVARYAAGIGLTYRLEKQNNAKMMFVKASLGTIQNPADILFSDTHPNGNFRQNSHYLHWETTTEEITVYCAPWIVKQIYYARCGNGWLISDDLRLMIGFASPEIDEVVLYACLQFNSAPAPLTLFRSIRRTRPGCAYRFSFKAVIEDTHYRIPPLENKTYNEAYQDTQKTLSDTIHSIPDRSVLFFSGGVDSALIMAYAGAIQKKIEPVFLSFGSDDPELSVASAISTYLGMPLHVAEFTMEQAETQMARIGLTYSFPFCDYATLPSMVLAEYVAQKFPRHSAIDGTGADGLHGGLTAYTKWQRRYRSPYLVRKMKSWMYRSLSLWRYDTAWSATLAKHKLSAEWPLPVAWYLARNPFNGILYTIPDSVKKEVLRYILDQPMYHEQNLLANYAASDIQMACTGKAGAKLYDSMIRFGNRMIYPYLSPEFVDNGLSLPFSIKCRNGVNKSILKSMLAQNIPNDLVYRKKKGFTPPMHKIFSEPRIRAYIENTVWKKDNPLLSFVDHGQLNVLWRATAPSQTRLPRRAYEFMWNVTALSLWLDQVKKLWK; translated from the coding sequence ATGAATAATAACGACTCCGTTTACTTTATTGCGTTTTTCGGCGATAAGCCGCCGGAGTATTTTGAAAACCATGTCGCGCGGTATGCTGCCGGTATCGGTTTGACCTATCGTTTGGAAAAGCAAAATAATGCGAAGATGATGTTTGTTAAAGCCAGCTTGGGAACGATTCAGAATCCGGCCGATATTTTATTTTCAGATACACATCCGAATGGAAACTTTCGCCAAAATTCACATTACTTACATTGGGAAACCACGACCGAAGAGATAACGGTTTATTGTGCGCCGTGGATAGTAAAACAAATTTATTATGCCCGTTGCGGAAACGGTTGGTTGATTTCCGATGATTTGCGGTTAATGATTGGTTTTGCCTCGCCTGAAATAGACGAAGTCGTGCTCTATGCATGTTTACAATTTAATAGCGCTCCGGCACCGCTTACGCTTTTCCGATCCATTCGTCGTACACGCCCGGGTTGTGCGTATCGTTTTTCGTTTAAAGCGGTGATTGAAGATACCCATTACCGCATTCCGCCGTTGGAAAATAAGACATATAATGAAGCGTACCAGGACACGCAAAAGACGCTCTCGGACACGATTCACTCTATACCGGATAGGTCGGTTTTATTTTTTAGCGGCGGCGTGGATTCGGCTTTAATCATGGCGTATGCCGGAGCAATACAAAAAAAAATCGAACCGGTATTTTTGAGTTTTGGGTCGGACGATCCTGAGCTTTCGGTGGCGAGCGCCATAAGTACGTATTTGGGAATGCCGCTTCATGTCGCAGAGTTTACGATGGAGCAAGCCGAAACCCAAATGGCGCGTATCGGCCTTACGTATTCATTTCCGTTTTGTGATTACGCGACATTGCCTTCTATGGTGTTAGCCGAATACGTCGCTCAAAAATTTCCCAGACATAGCGCTATTGATGGTACCGGTGCAGACGGATTGCACGGCGGTTTGACGGCATATACAAAATGGCAACGGCGCTATCGCTCACCGTATCTTGTACGTAAAATGAAGTCATGGATGTACCGGAGTTTGTCGCTTTGGCGTTATGACACGGCATGGAGCGCTACTTTGGCTAAACACAAGTTATCGGCGGAATGGCCGTTGCCTGTGGCGTGGTACTTGGCACGTAATCCGTTTAATGGTATTCTTTATACCATACCGGATTCGGTAAAAAAAGAAGTTTTGCGATATATTTTGGATCAACCAATGTATCATGAACAAAATTTATTGGCCAATTATGCTGCGTCGGATATCCAGATGGCCTGCACCGGTAAAGCCGGAGCTAAACTTTATGACAGTATGATACGATTTGGGAATCGTATGATTTATCCCTATCTTTCGCCTGAATTTGTTGATAATGGCTTGAGCTTGCCGTTTTCGATCAAATGCCGAAACGGCGTTAATAAATCAATACTCAAATCCATGTTAGCTCAAAATATTCCGAATGACTTGGTTTATCGAAAAAAGAAAGGTTTTACTCCGCCGATGCACAAAATTTTTTCAGAACCGCGAATTCGGGCATATATAGAAAACACGGTGTGGAAAAAAGATAATCCTTTGCTTTCGTTTGTAGATCATGGTCAACTTAATGTGTTATGGAGGGCTACGGCTCCATCGCAAACACGATTGCCGCGACGCGCTTATGAATTTATGTGGAATGTCACGGCACTTTCTTTGTGGCTTGATCAGGTAAAAAAATTGTGGAAATGA
- a CDS encoding glycosyltransferase family 4 protein: protein MRILVVAMKFFPASGGSATYAHHLAQGLHNQGHQVRLLAPQYKRKIISERSDYEIIRMPLTNEAWYGIRIIFATISIIRHYWKFRPDVIWSSTFAGCRSTAVLAFLPGRWIGTIHGGGMLRSDNSRGFFAGLSTWLGNLFIRRADAIVTISNEAEKLIRNTMPEKILQSKLKVIYNGIAFDPTAVKTKEEALTLWPQWRNRKIVLTVGRLVEAKGHDLVIEAVHRLRYEIPEILYIIVGEGNTRKNLEMQVKKLGLENHVFFAGYVEASLLENYYAVADVFAMSGRVTREFVEGFGLVFVEAGMRGKAVIGTKVGGITEAIRDGYSGLLIAPENVESLSEAVKKLIFRPEETAVLGKQGREWTINNFSLDVMARHNDKLLFEIFWRKREISRSAHIFSVESVEFSK from the coding sequence ATGCGAATTCTTGTCGTTGCAATGAAATTTTTTCCGGCCAGCGGGGGCAGCGCGACCTACGCACATCATCTTGCTCAGGGCCTTCATAATCAGGGTCATCAGGTTCGTTTACTGGCGCCTCAATATAAGCGAAAAATCATTTCTGAACGTTCCGATTACGAGATCATACGCATGCCGTTAACCAATGAGGCATGGTACGGTATCCGCATTATCTTTGCGACGATTTCTATTATAAGGCATTATTGGAAATTTCGTCCGGATGTCATATGGAGCTCAACATTTGCAGGTTGCCGCTCCACGGCAGTGCTGGCTTTTTTACCCGGCCGTTGGATCGGTACAATTCACGGTGGCGGTATGTTGCGCTCCGATAATTCTCGAGGCTTTTTCGCCGGTTTATCGACGTGGTTGGGTAACTTGTTCATTCGACGTGCCGACGCTATTGTTACGATTAGTAATGAAGCCGAAAAATTGATTCGTAATACTATGCCTGAAAAAATATTGCAATCCAAGCTGAAAGTCATATACAATGGTATCGCATTTGATCCGACAGCTGTAAAAACAAAGGAAGAAGCGCTGACGCTTTGGCCGCAATGGCGCAATCGAAAGATCGTATTAACGGTCGGCCGTCTTGTCGAGGCCAAAGGTCATGACCTTGTTATTGAAGCTGTGCATCGTTTGCGGTACGAAATTCCTGAAATACTCTATATCATTGTCGGTGAGGGGAACACGCGTAAAAATCTTGAAATGCAGGTCAAAAAATTAGGTTTGGAAAATCATGTTTTTTTTGCCGGTTATGTTGAGGCTTCACTGCTGGAAAATTATTATGCAGTGGCGGATGTTTTTGCCATGTCGGGTCGTGTCACCCGTGAATTCGTTGAAGGTTTCGGTTTGGTTTTTGTCGAAGCCGGTATGCGTGGCAAAGCGGTTATCGGTACGAAAGTCGGCGGCATTACGGAAGCCATTCGCGACGGTTATAGCGGTTTGCTTATCGCTCCGGAAAATGTGGAGAGCTTGAGCGAGGCCGTCAAAAAACTTATTTTCCGTCCGGAAGAAACCGCAGTGCTGGGGAAACAAGGCCGTGAATGGACGATTAATAATTTTTCGTTGGATGTAATGGCGCGTCACAATGATAAACTGTTATTTGAGATTTTTTGGCGTAAACGAGAAATCAGCCGCTCGGCCCACATATTTTCTGTCGAATCCGTCGAATTTTCCAAATAA
- a CDS encoding class I SAM-dependent methyltransferase: MSASTAYPEFVARFYDTVYAKIRTSIDHDFYVEETTRAQGSVLEVGVGTGRLFMEALRAGADIYGLDASATMIRTLQAKLDAKEKQRVSVADVRDFTMDRRFALIVAPFRVFTHLRTVDEQLAALACIKDHLEPGGTLILDVFNPDPVLCSQGRESTLDFDGEWAPGQRLKRFTTVVPDFMHQINHVTMRYVWDENGTTHDESWSFRVRYYFRFELEHLIYRSGLALETMYGGFDRTAFDENSKELIAVCKSN; the protein is encoded by the coding sequence ATGTCGGCTTCTACGGCTTATCCTGAATTTGTAGCACGATTTTATGATACGGTGTATGCCAAAATACGTACATCCATAGATCATGATTTTTACGTCGAAGAAACAACCCGCGCGCAAGGCTCTGTTTTGGAAGTCGGCGTGGGAACGGGGCGGCTTTTTATGGAAGCGCTGCGTGCCGGTGCGGATATCTACGGACTGGATGCCAGTGCAACGATGATTCGCACCTTACAAGCCAAACTTGATGCCAAAGAAAAGCAACGTGTGAGTGTCGCGGATGTGCGCGATTTTACGATGGATCGCCGTTTTGCGTTGATTGTCGCGCCGTTTCGCGTTTTCACGCATCTTCGTACGGTGGATGAGCAACTTGCGGCGTTAGCCTGCATCAAAGATCATTTGGAACCCGGCGGTACATTAATTTTGGATGTTTTTAATCCGGACCCGGTATTGTGCTCACAAGGCCGTGAATCCACGTTGGATTTCGACGGGGAATGGGCGCCGGGTCAACGTCTCAAACGATTTACCACTGTCGTCCCGGATTTCATGCACCAAATCAATCATGTGACGATGCGTTATGTCTGGGATGAAAACGGTACGACGCACGATGAATCGTGGTCATTTCGGGTACGTTATTATTTCCGATTTGAACTGGAGCATTTGATTTACCGGAGCGGGTTGGCGCTGGAGACAATGTACGGCGGATTTGATCGTACGGCCTTTGATGAAAACTCAAAAGAACTGATTGCCGTTTGTAAAAGCAATTGA
- a CDS encoding transglutaminase domain-containing protein gives MTWKKVLLYFFIVLFSAATGGGIVGYYAYEKYYRPMDLDLWKTRNALAESHAQLQAIYPEYEHAKQFADSLQTFIPLQSGLNYPMESERQYYYHDKMFNIIYDTKRYLEQKRRKQESHFLELVDHVMPHEKHLRMILDSIGVKTNDTLHLEKNAQAIMDFVQCIPYQSENRAYTKMPLETLYEGGGDCEDLAVLAYSLLTTAGIEAVLVVPTRTIASIDHATVAIHGNFTGQYIEHNQKRFFIAESAGTTDARKPKRFKIGRAEKYNISLVLGDSLEVAKHEVDWIIKEKLRTR, from the coding sequence ATGACGTGGAAAAAAGTTTTACTTTATTTTTTTATCGTACTGTTTTCGGCAGCCACCGGCGGCGGGATCGTCGGTTATTATGCGTATGAAAAATATTACCGTCCTATGGATCTTGATTTATGGAAAACACGCAACGCATTAGCCGAATCCCATGCGCAACTCCAGGCTATTTATCCCGAATACGAACACGCGAAACAATTTGCCGACTCGCTGCAAACATTCATTCCACTGCAGAGCGGGCTTAATTATCCGATGGAAAGCGAACGTCAGTATTATTATCACGACAAAATGTTTAATATCATCTACGATACCAAACGTTATCTGGAGCAGAAACGTCGCAAACAGGAATCGCATTTTCTGGAATTAGTAGATCATGTGATGCCGCATGAAAAACATCTGCGCATGATCCTCGACAGTATCGGCGTAAAAACAAACGATACGCTTCATCTGGAAAAAAATGCACAGGCCATCATGGATTTTGTTCAGTGCATACCGTATCAATCCGAAAACCGTGCTTACACCAAAATGCCGCTGGAGACGTTGTACGAAGGCGGAGGGGATTGTGAAGATTTAGCTGTTCTAGCGTATTCGCTACTTACGACGGCCGGCATTGAAGCGGTACTGGTCGTACCCACACGTACGATTGCCTCCATAGATCATGCAACGGTCGCTATTCATGGAAATTTTACAGGCCAATATATTGAACATAATCAGAAGCGTTTTTTTATCGCCGAATCCGCCGGCACGACCGACGCACGCAAACCCAAACGTTTTAAAATCGGTCGCGCGGAAAAATACAACATTTCACTCGTACTCGGTGACAGCCTCGAAGTTGCCAAACACGAAGTGGACTGGATCATCAAAGAAAAACTGCGAACCCGGTAA
- a CDS encoding glycosyltransferase, giving the protein MNKEILYLIGVFPRRSETFIFREVEVMRRITPIRVVTFSKNTLDAFDDPGRILDTVESPDRTIHKEALKYFLRRPLRSVRCIAGWFLLPHRNAGKRWKAIKKSAYALWLLDLIEKKPTQHIHVHFLGWVSEVALVVSRITGIPWSASAHANDIYVYRNALKNKLSEASFVSTCTAYNRQTLLTYNDLAHKIHLDYHGIPTSIFNDFIRPQKDPTLPFKIITVGRLVEKKGFNYLIRACGVLKKRGFRFELILIGDGPLRESLSVAIQQEHVSDCVTMAGELNNTQVLREIASAALFVMPSIITSNGDRDGIPNVIIEAMFLKTPVVATDVSGIPEVVKHRETGLLCEPANALALADAMSESLTQSDQTRACMASAYQFVNNYFDMEKNVRRLYEHIVPSEKNL; this is encoded by the coding sequence ATGAATAAAGAAATTTTATATTTGATCGGTGTTTTTCCGCGTCGATCGGAGACATTTATTTTTCGCGAAGTGGAAGTGATGCGTCGCATTACACCGATCCGTGTTGTTACGTTTTCTAAAAATACCCTGGATGCATTTGACGATCCAGGCCGCATACTTGATACGGTTGAATCGCCGGATCGTACAATACATAAAGAGGCGTTGAAGTATTTCTTACGACGACCGTTGCGTTCGGTGCGATGCATTGCCGGATGGTTTTTACTTCCGCATCGTAATGCAGGTAAGCGATGGAAAGCAATTAAAAAATCGGCGTATGCGTTATGGTTGCTTGATCTTATAGAAAAAAAACCGACGCAACACATACATGTTCATTTTTTGGGATGGGTTTCTGAAGTGGCTCTTGTAGTCAGTCGGATAACGGGCATACCGTGGAGCGCATCAGCGCATGCAAATGATATTTACGTTTACCGTAACGCTCTGAAAAATAAACTTTCTGAAGCATCATTTGTATCAACGTGCACGGCTTACAATCGTCAAACGCTTTTGACATATAACGATCTAGCGCATAAAATTCACCTAGATTATCATGGCATTCCTACGAGTATTTTTAATGATTTTATTCGACCACAAAAAGATCCAACGTTACCTTTTAAAATAATAACGGTTGGGCGGTTGGTCGAAAAAAAAGGATTTAATTATTTGATCCGTGCGTGTGGTGTATTAAAAAAACGCGGTTTTCGTTTTGAATTGATTTTGATCGGCGACGGACCGCTAAGGGAATCGTTGTCGGTAGCCATTCAACAGGAACATGTATCCGATTGTGTGACCATGGCCGGTGAACTAAATAACACCCAGGTTCTACGAGAAATAGCATCGGCGGCTCTTTTTGTTATGCCGTCAATTATTACATCCAACGGTGACCGGGATGGTATCCCCAATGTGATCATTGAGGCAATGTTTCTTAAAACACCGGTGGTGGCAACTGATGTATCGGGCATTCCGGAAGTCGTGAAACACCGGGAAACCGGGCTACTCTGTGAACCTGCGAATGCGTTGGCGCTGGCGGATGCCATGTCTGAAAGTTTAACCCAGTCTGATCAGACGCGTGCATGCATGGCATCAGCATATCAGTTTGTAAATAATTATTTTGATATGGAAAAAAACGTGCGTCGTTTGTATGAACATATTGTACCTTCCGAAAAAAACTTATGA